Proteins encoded together in one Cicer arietinum cultivar CDC Frontier isolate Library 1 chromosome 4, Cicar.CDCFrontier_v2.0, whole genome shotgun sequence window:
- the LOC101494478 gene encoding uncharacterized protein: MASASVSMSLPLTQATHKNLSNPFLKPSLPFPQAKKTTIVNNSTSKSKLVGIEASLKDKTVKGLSAIALTASMVIPEVANAAGNDFSPSLKNFLLSIAAGGVVLTAILGAVIGVSNFDPVKRT; encoded by the coding sequence atggcTTCTGCTTCTGTTTCAATGTCTTTACCACTAACCCAAGCCACCCACAAAAACCTTTCCAATCCCTTCTTGAAACCATCATTACCCTTTCCACAAGCAAAGAAGACAACAATAGTAAACAATTCAACCTCAAAATCCAAACTTGTTGGAATTGAAGCATCATTGAAGGACAAAACAGTGAAGGGTCTATCAGCTATTGCATTAACAGCTTCAATGGTGATTCCAGAAGTGGCTAATGCAGCTGGAAATGATTTCTCTCCATCTCTTAAAAACTTTTTGCTTAGCATTGCAGCTGGTGGTGTTGTTCTTACTGCCATATTAGGTGCTGTTATTGGTGTTTCCAACTTTGATCCTGTTAAGAGGACTTAA